The Myxococcales bacterium nucleotide sequence AAGAAGGCCATGTCGTGAAACGGCGGCCGATCCTCGAGGAACGACTCGTTGAGACGAGCCACGAGTAGCGAATGGTGCCAGATAGAGCGCGCGTCGTTCTCGAATCCGGGAACCTTGAACAAGCTCGAGCGCATCGCCAGGGCGATCGCGATGCTGGTGGCCTCGCGGGTGCCGAGCCGCATGATTGCATCGGAGACGGAGCGGATGGAATCGGCTCCGCGGAAATAAGCGCTGTTCGCTACGCCGACAACCTTGGTCGCGAGTGCGGGATCGAGCGAGACGGCAGAAGTCAAATCCTCGATGCTTACCTGGGGGTCACGCATCATCTCTTGAACCCGCATTGCGGCCTTGGGCACGACGGGAAAGCGCAAATCTCCGCGTTGCACCGCCGGGATCATCGCCTCCAGAATCGGCGCATCAGCTTTCCCTTCGCGCAGCCGCTGCTTCATGCTGTGTACGACGCCATCCAGAGTCGAGATGCTCAGCTTACCGAGTTCGACGCGACCCTTGGGGTCGTGCGCTACGTCCATTTTTTGCTGTCCACACTCACTTTGTTGAGTTTCGCCAATACGAGACCCCTCCAATCTCTTGCGGAAACTCGTCCGCAAGG carries:
- a CDS encoding HDOD domain-containing protein; amino-acid sequence: MDVAHDPKGRVELGKLSISTLDGVVHSMKQRLREGKADAPILEAMIPAVQRGDLRFPVVPKAAMRVQEMMRDPQVSIEDLTSAVSLDPALATKVVGVANSAYFRGADSIRSVSDAIMRLGTREATSIAIALAMRSSLFKVPGFENDARSIWHHSLLVARLNESFLEDRPPFHDMAFLMGLVLDVGRIVVLAFGAQLEHRSHDRSHGGRHLPIQGVKAAADSLHPMLGALILQSWNFDDNFIHTIRHHHDAEVDEKSDKRAVLIQACQLSDAVAQR